The sequence GCGCGTCGTGAGTATCTCAAAGTCCTGGCGCGTGTGGCAGGTGAGCTCGGGGAAAGTCGAAACGGCCTTCGGCTTCGGGCCGCGCTCTCCTACGATAAGTTCGTCGGGGCCGATGTAGATCTCTTTTTTCTCGCAGAGGTTCTTGAAGTTCGCAGCGCGAAGCACGGGCATAGGCATCTTGCCCTCGTGTTCACGGTAGAACTCCGTTTCGAGCAGACCTCTTTCGATGCTGATCGTCGCGTGTGTGTTGAAGCTTGCGTCGCGGAGCCGTTTGACTCTTTCGTTCATAAAAATTACCTCCCTTGTTTGACATCAATAAGACCGATTGCCGACTGCCCTCTTTATCCTGCGGGCCGCGCCCGCCGCGGCGGTCAACCGCCGATGTGCACCTTTAGTCCGAAGCTTTCGAGTATCCCCGCCGCGTGATGGGTCTGGGCGTCCGTCGGCGGCAGCAGGTCGTTCAGCCTGTAATCCATGTGCCAACGGTCGTGCTTGCCCTTCGCCACCGTGTGGTAAGGCAGGATGTTGACGCCGACCACTCCTTTCAGCCGCGAGACGAAGCTGCCCGTCGCCTTAATGTTTTCGTCGCCGCTGTTCAGCCCCGGCATGAAGGGGACGCGGACGTTTATTTTCGCGCCGGCCTCGGATATCGCAACCAGATTTTCAAGTATCACCGCGTTGTCGACGCCGGTAAATTCTTTATGCCTGCCCGGATCCATATGTTTTATATCGTAGAGAAAGATATCCGCGCGCTTCGCCGTTTCGAGGATCACGCTCTTCCCCGCGAAGCCGCTCGTGTCTATCGCGCGATGATAGCCGACCCTGCCACACGCGTCAAGCGCTTCGATCAGAAATTCCGGCTGCATCAGCGGCTCGCCTCCGGAGAAGGTTACGCCGCCTCCTTCGCGGAAGAATATTTCGTCCTTTGCAAGCTGCGGCATCAGCTCGTCGACCGTACAGGGACGACCGCAGAGCTCACGGGCTTCCGCGGGGCACGCGTCGCAGCACGCACCGCAGCCGACGCAGAGCCCCTCGTCGGTAACGAGGGCGCCGTTTCGAACGGAAACGGCGTGCCGGGGACAGGCCTTGACGCAGGAACCGCACGCGATACATTTTTCGTCGCGGAAGAGCAGAGCGGGGGCGGCAGACCGGCTCTCGGGATTATGGCACCACCAGCACGACAGCGGGCAGCCTTTGAAGTGCACCGTAGTGCGCGTCCCTGGGCCGTCGTGAATGGAATATCTCTTGATATCGAAGATAATCCCCGGTTTACTCAACTTTTTTTCCCCCTTCTTCGGATACGTCGAGGTCTATATGCTTTGCGAAATAATATTTGCGTATGAAGCGCTCCTGCACCGAGAACGACCAGTGGACGTCGCGGATGAAGTCCGCCGCACCGTTGAAGTCGTGCTCCTTGAGCAAATCGACCATCGTCTGATGCTCTACGACGGAATGGAGCTCCCACTCCTTGACGAACGCTTTGCTTCTCGGGAAATCGTAAAGGCGTTCCTTGCGTATCTTTATCGCATGCAGCATCTCCTGGTTGTCGGAAAGATCGAGATAGGTGTTGTGAAATTTCAGGTTGTCTTCGTAGAAGAGAGAAAAGTTGTTCTGTTCGAGAGCCTTCGCCATCTGCTGGTTCAGCTTCTCCATAGCTTCGGCGTCGCCGTCGTGGAAGCGCACCGCGACGAGCAGCAGCGTCGCCGATTCGAGCGCTCCGAGCATTTCGTATATATTGCGTATCTTTTCCAACGTCAGCGCGTTCACGACTACTCCGCGCCTCGGGAAGATCGTGATGAAGCCCTCCGCTTCGAGCTGGAACAGGGCGTCGCGCAGCGGCGTCCGACTCATGCCGAGCTCCCTGCTTATATCGTTCAGGTTGAGGAAAGAGCCAGGACGTATCTTTCCCTCGTTCATCTGTACGCGAAGGTAATCATAGACCTGCTCCCTCAGAGATTTCAGCGTGAACTGCGATTCGCACGGCATATCAATATTCCCCTCTCTCGTTAAATTGTAGCACAGATATATCAGATTGCAATATCCTTGAAAAGATAGTTTTTATCATTTTTTGTAAACAGCATAATTGTCTTGTGTTTGCAATATATTTCGTTAAAATCACCTTGACTTTTCGTGATATTTTTCTATGATTCCCTTTCAAATAATTCTGGGACATACTATCTTCTCTTTCTAATTATAATACGACTAAAGAGACGCGAAAAATAATTTGGCAAATATCTGGGTCCAAGCCTGGCCAAGGCCGGGGCAAGTATTTGACTTTTCACGAATGCCGAGTATAATGTAAAAGTTGCGCGGAAAATTTGCCGCGCGGCGCAATAATTCTTTTTGCCGCGCGCCGGTGTAACTTGGGAGTTTTTTCAGCTTGCAGCCTGCTTCGATCTGCGCGATGGAAGAATTCTTGCGCAGATTTCTACGGGGCGGGCGCGATATTTATCTCGTCCGATTTGTGAAAAAACATATTGTCTGCTTCGCGGCAGTCCACGTCTCCGCGCTTTTATCGGCGTGCGCCGTAAGGCCTGTAGTTTTTTACCCCCGGATTTTCAGGAGGTACTGTAATGACTGAGGAATATCAGGGAAGTTTTTCGGATTTCAATTTAAAGCCTACGCTGCTCAGGGCCATCGAACGCAAGGGCTTCGAGCATCCGATGCCCGTGCAGACGGCCGTGCTCGAGGACGATGGGCTGCTCGACAACGACGTAATAGTGCAGGCGAAGACGGGGTCGGGCAAGACGCTCGCTTTCGCGCTGCCGCTTCTGAACATAGCCGACGCCCAGGAAAGGGAGCCGCAGATTCTCGTGCTCTCTCCGACGCGCGAGCTCGCCCAGCAGACGGCGCGCGAATTCGCGTGGCTCGGCGCCGACCTCGGAGTGAGGGTGGCGACGCTCGTCGGCGGACTCGACATGGAGCGGCAGATTCGCGCGCTTCGCGACGGCGCCGCGGTGATAGTCGGGACGCCTGGGCGCGTGCTCGACCATATACGCCGCGGCACGCTCCGGACGGAGGATATACACAGCGTCGTATTAGACGAAGGGGACCACATGCTCGACATGGGATTCCGAGACGAGATGGAGGCGATACTCGAAGCAGTCGGCAGCGTCGACCGCACGTGGCTCTTCTCAGCTACGATGCCGGACGAGGTGCTCTCTCTGGCGAAGAACTATCTCGACGCACCGAAGAAAATATCTCTCGTAGCGGATATCACGGCGCACAGCGAAATCTCGCAGCGCGCCTATATCATCCCGTCGCGAAAACGCTTCGAGGGGCTCACCAACGTGCTCATTTGGGAGAATCCGAGCAGGTCGCTGATTTTCTGCGGCACTAAGGCCGAGACTCAGGATATAGCGGACAGGCTGTGCGACAACGGCTTCCGCGCGACGGCGATACACGGCGACATGAGCCAGCGCGAGCGCAACAACGCGCTCTCGGCTCTGCGCGGCGGCAGGGTCGCGATACTCGTAGCGACCGACGTCGCCGCCCGCGGCCTCGACATCGACGCCGTGAGCCACGTCATCCAGTACGGTATGCCGCAGAATCTGGAAGCGTTCGTCCACAGGAGCGGCCGCACCGGCCGCGCCGGGCACGAGGGGAGCAACCTCATACTGCTCACGTCGCGCGAGGCCCATCAGTTCAAGGGAATGATCGCGCACTCCGGCTCTAAGCTTAAGCTTGAGTGGATGCCCGCGCCGGACGCGGCGGAGATAGAGGGGCAGTCGCGGATACGCTTTGAGAACAACATCTTAGAGCACGCGCTCGAATCGAACGAATTCGACGAGTGGGCGCATGAGCTGCTCTCGCGCGAAGAAGCGCCGACGCTGGTGGCGGGTCTGCTCGCAAAGGCCTACGGCGACCAGCCCTCCGGCTATTCGATACGCGAGGACGTACAGGCGGAGATGGACCGCGAAAAGGGACGCAGAAATGAAGGAAGGGGGCGCGGTGAACGCGGAGACCGCTTCAGACGCGCCGATATGACCGGCGGCGTCGCGGTGCAGTTTTCGCAGGGACGCAGCGACGGCTGGGAGGTCGGGCCGCTGCTCGGCTCGCTCTGCCGCTGTCTCGGAATCGGGCGCGAGGACGTCGGCAACATAAAACTGCGCGACTCCAGCGCGACCGTCGAGCTTTCGCAGCGCGGCGCGGAAATGCTTGACGCGCGCAAAGAACGCCTCGCGCGCGACGGGCTCGTAGCGGCTTCCGTAAGGCCGGCCTCCGGCGAGAGGCGCGATTCGGCGCGCGGAGACAGAAAACCTCAGCGCAGCGAGCGCTCGTTCTTCAGAGAAAGGGAGCGCGACCGCGAATTTCGCCACGGAAAACAGCGCGACAGGGAGAGGGAAGCACAGCGCGGCGTAAGAAAGCGCTTCGCTAAGAAAGACTGACGGTAGGATTTTACAAAGGGCTTACGCTCGCGGCGGAAGTCCCTTTTTTATTTTTCGGCCGGCGCGGTATAATTATGCACAAAGGAGCGTGTACGATGACTTCCTTTTTCGAACGCGTCTACGAAATCGTAAAGGAAATTCCGCGCGGCAGCGTCGCCTCCTACGGGCAGATCGCCTTTATGACAGGTGCGCCGCACTGCGCGCGCCACGTCGGCTGGGCGATGCGCCGCGCGCCGGAGGAACTGCCCTGCCACCGCGTGATAATGGCGGACGGCTCTTTCGCACGCGGCGTCGACGGCGAGCGCTTTCGTTCGCTGCTCTCCGCAGAAGGCGTGACTTTCCTGCCCGACGGGCGCGTAGATATGAGAAAAAACAGATGGAGGGGCAGATGACGCGCGAAAGTATTCCTTTCTTTTAAAAATTTATGAGAGATAATTCCATATTTTTTAAAACAGATATTCTATCCGCACCATATAATGATGCCCTTTTGTGCCAATCGTATTAATAAACGTTAGAACAGTAGGGTAAAAATCGGTAAATTCAAACATTACAAATGTTTGACAGCTCAGAAAAATGATGTTATCATTCCCGCAATCTTGAAGAAGGAGGAAGCGTTATGTTAAAGACTTTAAACAGCAACAACATAATAATTATAATTATTAACGCGGCTCCTCCTCGCAGGATCGGCGTTTAGCGCCGTTTGTACAAGCGAGTAAGGGGCCCTTTCAAATTGAAAGGGCCCCTTTTTATATCAAAATTTAAAAAAGGCTTTTAAACTTTAGGAGGAATTGCAATGAACAAGACGGTAGAAGTAAGATGGCACGGACGCGGCGGACAGGGCGCGAAGAGCGCCTCGGCGGTACTCGCCGAGGTTTTGTTCGAAGAGGGAAAGTACGTACAGGCATTCCCGGAATACGGTGCAGAGCGCCAGGGCGCGCCGATCCGCGCATACAATAGGGTTTCCGACGCTCCGATACGCCGCCGCTGCGGCGTGCAGAACCCGAATATCGTCGTCGTTGTCGATCCGACGATGGTCGAGAGCGCCAACCCAACGGAAGGCTCGGCCGAAGACGCACTCTATATAGTCAACAGCGGCGAAAACGCGAAGAAGCTCCGCAGCCGCCTCGGCGTCACCTCGAAGGCGCGCGTACTCGTGGTGAACGCTACGAAGATAACTCTCGAAGAACTCGGCCAGAACAGGCCGAATGCCCCGATCTTGGGCGCCCTTTCGAACGTTTTCACGGAGGTCCCCGTGGAGGCCTTCGTAAACCATTTTACAAACAAAATGAAAACGCTCCCCGCAAAGACGCTCGAAGCAAACCGCAGAGCGATACTCCGCGGACGCGACGAGGCCGTCTTCGCATGAGCAAACCACAAAGTTGGCAGGAGGTCCCGCCGGGCACCGTGGCCTTCGGGGCTTCCGCCCTCAAGGTTCAGACCGGGCTGTGGCGCTCCTCGCGCCCGGTAGTAGACGCCGCGAAATGCGTCTCCTGCCTCAAATGCTGGATTCAATGCCCCGACGACTCGATAGCACTCGGCTCAGGCGGCAAAGTCGAAGGGATAAACCTCTTTTTCTGCAAGGGCTGCGGCCTCTGCGCCAAGGTATGTCCCGCTGGCGCGATATCGATGCACCCCGAGAGCGGCTTCGCTCACGAAGAACAGAAGGGCGGAGAACATCCGGGGGAGGTCGGCGCCCATGTCAAATAAAATAAAGGTGATGACCTCCGGCAATCTGGCATTCGCCGAAGCGATGCGCCAGATAGATCCCGACGTCGTAGCCGCGTACCCTATTACGCCGTCGACGGAGATCCCCATGAAGTTTGCGGATTTTGTCGCGAACGGCAGGGTCACTTCAGAATATATAGCGGTAGAGAGCGAACACTCGGCTATCTCGGCCTGTGTAGGCGCGTCGGCGGCGGGAGCGCGTGTGATGACCGCTTCTTCCGCGAACGGCGTTGCGCTGATGCATGAAATATTCCCGATCGCGGCCTCTTTCCGCGCGCCGATAGTCTTCGGCCTCGTCAACCGCTCTCTCGGGGCACCGGTCAATATACACTGCGACCATTCGGACAGCATGCCGGAGCGCGACTCCGGCTGGATACAGATATACTGCGAGGACGCGCAGGAAGTCTACGATTCCGTGCTGCTCGCGGTGCGCCTCGCCGAAGACCCGCGCGTGCTGACGCCGGTCTTCGTCTGTCAGGACGGCTTTATCACGAGCCACTGCTATGAAGCAGTCGAACTTCTTTCCGACGAGACGGTAAAAAACTTCGTCGGCGAACGCACGCCCCAATATCCGCTGCTCGACACCGATGCCCCCGTATCCTACGGCTCGTTCACGATGTCGGAATATTACTTCGAGATAAAGCGCAATCAGATGGAGGGGATGAACAACGTACTTTCCGTCTACGCGGAGCTCGCGGCAGAGCTTGAAAGAGAGACGGGGAGGAACTACCGTCCCGTTGAAAATTATCGCGCCGACGATGCCGATTATCTCATAGTGGTCATGTCTTCGGCGGCGGGCGTCGTCAAGGACGTCGTAGACGAGCTGCGCGAAGAGGGAGTCAAAGCCGGCGCGCTGCGCGTCAGATTCTTCCGCCCATTTCCGCGCGAGGAACTCGCCTCCCTCGCGAAGGGCAAGCGCGGCGTTGCGGTGTTAGACAGAAGCGCGAGCATCGGCGGCACAGCGCCGCTTTCTTCGGAAGTAAAATCCGCCCTCTACGCCCTTGATATGCGCGTGCCCGTGCAGGAATACATCTTCGGCCTCGGCGGGCGCGACCTATACGCGAAGGACGCGCGCGCGGTATTTGAAAAGATGATAGCCGGCGACTACAGCGAAGAGGTGCGCTTCATCGGCCTGCTGGAAAAGGATGACTAAGATGAGCGCGCTTAACATAAAAGATCTGACGAAAAAAGAAAATCCGCTTACGCAGGGGCACCGCATGTGTCCTGGCTGCGGCGCGCCCACAGCGATACGCCAGGCTCTGATGGGCGTCGGCTGCCCAGTCGTAGTGGTAGGCGCCACCGGCTGCATGGAAGTCTCTACGACTGTCTACCCCTACAGCGCTTGGAGGGTGCCCTTCATGCACATCGCTTTTGAAAACGCCGGCGCCGGCATCTCAGGCGTCGAGACCGCCTACAGGGTGCTGCGCAGAAAAGGAAAAATCGGCAAAGAGATAAAATTTATAGCCTTCGGCGGCGACGGCGGCACATACGACATCGGGCTGCAGTCGCTCTCCGGCGCACTCGAGCGCTGGCACGACTTCACATACATCTGCTACAACAACCAGGGCTACATGAACACCGGCGCGCAGCGCTCCAGCGCGACGCCCCTCGCCGCCAACGCAACGACCTCCCCCGCCGGCAGCGCATCCTTCGGCAAGCTGCAGCGCGCGAAAGACCTGACGGAAATCGTCGCCGCGCACAACATCCCGTACGTCGCGCAGACCTCGCTGCACAACCCCTTCGACCTCATAGCTAAAGTCAAGAGCGCCGTCGAGACGCCGGGGCCGGCCTTCGTCAACGTCCTCGTGCCGTGCCCTCTGTTCTGGAAGATAGACGCGTCGGAGCAGGCTGACATATGCAAGCTCGCGGTCGACAGCAAATTCTGGCCCGTCTACGAGGTGGCAGACGGCAAATACTCGCTCTCCTACGAGCCGAAGCGGCCGCGCACGATAGAGGAATTCCTACGCGCGCAGGGGCGCTATTCCCACCTCTTCAAAAAAGGCTCGGAACGCCTCGACCTCGTCGAAGAGGCGCAGCGCGACGCGGACGAAAGCTGGGCGAAGCTGCTCGAAAAGTGCGGCAGATAAAACTTTGCGATAACGGCAAACGTCCGGCTGGAAGCGGAGACCAGCCGGATTTTTATTTTGGGCGCGCAAGCGCGCGGCAATATTAGGCTTATCTCAAAATTAAGACGGCGTCCTATAATTTTTGCGCTTTCTCATAGCTTTATCTGTACAGCAAAGATTTTTTATCTTATACTTAGACATAGGGAAAGGTAAAAAATAGGGGGTGCTTCTATGCAGGAAAAATTATGGGTAGTTATTCAGCAGGATTGCAACGGTATAGCTTCTGTCCTCGCATTCGATTTCGAGTCGGACGCGCAGAACTTCGCCCAGGAAATGACGGCGGCCGGAAACGGCACCAACACCGTCGTCGAGACGACGGTAAACAGACGCCATGAGGCGGAGGCGGCCATCGCACACGTCGAACTGCCGGAATTCAACACGGAATGCATCGAATGCTTGATCGACATATCAGAACTTCCCGAAGGTAAACAGGACGCTGCGGCGAAATATTTAGAGGAGCATCGCAGCGAACTGCAGAAAGATGCAGAGAAGATGGTCGACAAATACATAAAAAAGGCGGTCACGGATTTCTTTGCCGAAGACAGAATCATCCTCGGATAAGTCAGATAGTTCAAGCGTAAAAAGTCCCGCGCCGACAAGATTTGGCGCGGTTTTTTTGATATACTTTCAGCAGGAGATATTCGCCGTCAGCCAGAGGGATATTTATGTCATTGTTGTCTGAGAGCTTTGAAACAGAGCTTATCGAATTCACGCGACGGCTCGTGCGCCTGCAGAGCTATTCCGACCACGAAGGCGTGGTCGCCGAAGCGGTGATCGCGAAAATGCGCGAGCTCGGCTACGACGAAGCCTTCATCGACGGCACGGGCAACGCGGTCGGCTTTATCGGAGAAGCCGGAAAGCTGATACATTTCGATTCCCATATGGACACGGTAGAAGCCTCCGACGCCGA is a genomic window of Synergistes jonesii containing:
- a CDS encoding DEAD/DEAH box helicase, which gives rise to MTEEYQGSFSDFNLKPTLLRAIERKGFEHPMPVQTAVLEDDGLLDNDVIVQAKTGSGKTLAFALPLLNIADAQEREPQILVLSPTRELAQQTAREFAWLGADLGVRVATLVGGLDMERQIRALRDGAAVIVGTPGRVLDHIRRGTLRTEDIHSVVLDEGDHMLDMGFRDEMEAILEAVGSVDRTWLFSATMPDEVLSLAKNYLDAPKKISLVADITAHSEISQRAYIIPSRKRFEGLTNVLIWENPSRSLIFCGTKAETQDIADRLCDNGFRATAIHGDMSQRERNNALSALRGGRVAILVATDVAARGLDIDAVSHVIQYGMPQNLEAFVHRSGRTGRAGHEGSNLILLTSREAHQFKGMIAHSGSKLKLEWMPAPDAAEIEGQSRIRFENNILEHALESNEFDEWAHELLSREEAPTLVAGLLAKAYGDQPSGYSIREDVQAEMDREKGRRNEGRGRGERGDRFRRADMTGGVAVQFSQGRSDGWEVGPLLGSLCRCLGIGREDVGNIKLRDSSATVELSQRGAEMLDARKERLARDGLVAASVRPASGERRDSARGDRKPQRSERSFFRERERDREFRHGKQRDREREAQRGVRKRFAKKD
- a CDS encoding GntR family transcriptional regulator produces the protein MPCESQFTLKSLREQVYDYLRVQMNEGKIRPGSFLNLNDISRELGMSRTPLRDALFQLEAEGFITIFPRRGVVVNALTLEKIRNIYEMLGALESATLLLVAVRFHDGDAEAMEKLNQQMAKALEQNNFSLFYEDNLKFHNTYLDLSDNQEMLHAIKIRKERLYDFPRSKAFVKEWELHSVVEHQTMVDLLKEHDFNGAADFIRDVHWSFSVQERFIRKYYFAKHIDLDVSEEGGKKVE
- a CDS encoding MGMT family protein; translated protein: MTSFFERVYEIVKEIPRGSVASYGQIAFMTGAPHCARHVGWAMRRAPEELPCHRVIMADGSFARGVDGERFRSLLSAEGVTFLPDGRVDMRKNRWRGR
- a CDS encoding glycyl-radical enzyme activating protein, with the translated sequence MSKPGIIFDIKRYSIHDGPGTRTTVHFKGCPLSCWWCHNPESRSAAPALLFRDEKCIACGSCVKACPRHAVSVRNGALVTDEGLCVGCGACCDACPAEARELCGRPCTVDELMPQLAKDEIFFREGGGVTFSGGEPLMQPEFLIEALDACGRVGYHRAIDTSGFAGKSVILETAKRADIFLYDIKHMDPGRHKEFTGVDNAVILENLVAISEAGAKINVRVPFMPGLNSGDENIKATGSFVSRLKGVVGVNILPYHTVAKGKHDRWHMDYRLNDLLPPTDAQTHHAAGILESFGLKVHIGG
- the porA gene encoding pyruvate ferredoxin oxidoreductase, with amino-acid sequence MSNKIKVMTSGNLAFAEAMRQIDPDVVAAYPITPSTEIPMKFADFVANGRVTSEYIAVESEHSAISACVGASAAGARVMTASSANGVALMHEIFPIAASFRAPIVFGLVNRSLGAPVNIHCDHSDSMPERDSGWIQIYCEDAQEVYDSVLLAVRLAEDPRVLTPVFVCQDGFITSHCYEAVELLSDETVKNFVGERTPQYPLLDTDAPVSYGSFTMSEYYFEIKRNQMEGMNNVLSVYAELAAELERETGRNYRPVENYRADDADYLIVVMSSAAGVVKDVVDELREEGVKAGALRVRFFRPFPREELASLAKGKRGVAVLDRSASIGGTAPLSSEVKSALYALDMRVPVQEYIFGLGGRDLYAKDARAVFEKMIAGDYSEEVRFIGLLEKDD
- a CDS encoding 4Fe-4S binding protein, with amino-acid sequence MSKPQSWQEVPPGTVAFGASALKVQTGLWRSSRPVVDAAKCVSCLKCWIQCPDDSIALGSGGKVEGINLFFCKGCGLCAKVCPAGAISMHPESGFAHEEQKGGEHPGEVGAHVK
- a CDS encoding thiamine pyrophosphate-dependent enzyme, which produces MSALNIKDLTKKENPLTQGHRMCPGCGAPTAIRQALMGVGCPVVVVGATGCMEVSTTVYPYSAWRVPFMHIAFENAGAGISGVETAYRVLRRKGKIGKEIKFIAFGGDGGTYDIGLQSLSGALERWHDFTYICYNNQGYMNTGAQRSSATPLAANATTSPAGSASFGKLQRAKDLTEIVAAHNIPYVAQTSLHNPFDLIAKVKSAVETPGPAFVNVLVPCPLFWKIDASEQADICKLAVDSKFWPVYEVADGKYSLSYEPKRPRTIEEFLRAQGRYSHLFKKGSERLDLVEEAQRDADESWAKLLEKCGR
- a CDS encoding 2-oxoacid:acceptor oxidoreductase family protein; the protein is MNKTVEVRWHGRGGQGAKSASAVLAEVLFEEGKYVQAFPEYGAERQGAPIRAYNRVSDAPIRRRCGVQNPNIVVVVDPTMVESANPTEGSAEDALYIVNSGENAKKLRSRLGVTSKARVLVVNATKITLEELGQNRPNAPILGALSNVFTEVPVEAFVNHFTNKMKTLPAKTLEANRRAILRGRDEAVFA